The following are encoded in a window of Mycobacterium sp. ELW1 genomic DNA:
- a CDS encoding YceI family protein, which produces MSALQTLLDDSTTARQWQLVPARSSVRFTNKTFWGLLTVTGEFTDVRGDGQLGANGAVTGELVIGAASLKTGIGKRDEHLRSADFFDVEKHPEIRVAVTGVDGDTLLATLTVRGTTRPLRLPLTFRLLGDGTVQLTTQTTIDRTELGVDGNMIGMMPATTTLLADVVFAPKAE; this is translated from the coding sequence ATGTCCGCGCTGCAGACGTTGCTCGACGACTCCACCACGGCTCGGCAATGGCAGTTGGTGCCCGCGCGATCCTCCGTGCGGTTCACGAACAAGACCTTCTGGGGTCTGCTCACCGTCACCGGCGAATTCACTGATGTACGCGGTGACGGCCAGCTCGGCGCGAATGGCGCGGTCACCGGCGAACTCGTGATCGGGGCCGCGTCGCTGAAGACCGGGATCGGGAAACGCGACGAGCACCTTCGCTCGGCGGATTTCTTCGACGTCGAGAAGCATCCGGAGATCCGCGTCGCCGTCACCGGCGTCGACGGTGACACCCTGCTCGCCACCCTGACGGTGCGCGGCACCACCCGCCCGCTGCGGTTGCCGCTCACGTTCAGGCTGCTCGGCGACGGCACCGTACAACTGACGACCCAGACGACGATCGACCGAACGGAACTCGGTGTCGACGGCAACATGATCGGCATGATGCCGGCCACCACCACGCTGCTCGCCGATGTGGTCTTCGCACCAAAGGCCGAATAG
- a CDS encoding response regulator transcription factor, whose amino-acid sequence MSRPGARPLHVLVYSSNARTRDEVRLALGKRVHPELPDLTYTDVATGPMVIQLMDAGGFDLVILDGEAAPVGGMGIAKQLKDEIDDCPPVLVLTGRSDDAWLANWSRAEAAVPHPIDPVRLGEAVVGLLRTSVQ is encoded by the coding sequence GTGTCTCGCCCGGGCGCACGGCCCCTCCACGTGCTGGTCTACAGCAGCAATGCCCGCACCCGCGATGAGGTGCGCCTGGCGTTGGGCAAGCGGGTCCACCCCGAACTCCCGGATCTCACCTACACCGACGTGGCGACCGGGCCGATGGTGATCCAGCTGATGGACGCCGGCGGATTCGATCTGGTGATCCTCGACGGCGAGGCGGCTCCCGTCGGCGGGATGGGCATTGCCAAACAACTCAAAGACGAGATCGACGACTGCCCGCCGGTCCTGGTGCTGACGGGCCGATCCGACGATGCGTGGCTGGCCAACTGGTCGCGCGCCGAGGCCGCGGTGCCGCACCCGATCGACCCGGTGCGACTCGGCGAGGCGGTCGTAGGTTTGCTGCGCACATCCGTGCAGTGA
- a CDS encoding NADH-quinone oxidoreductase subunit A: MNLYLPILVLGVIAAAFAVVSVVIALVIGPRRFNRAKLEAYECGIEPVAGEAAGQRFPIKYYLTAMLFIVFDIEIVFLYPWAVSFDSLGTFALVEMLIFMATVFVAYGYVWRRGGLEWD; encoded by the coding sequence ATGAATTTGTATCTGCCCATCCTGGTGCTGGGTGTCATCGCGGCCGCGTTCGCGGTGGTCTCGGTGGTGATCGCGCTGGTGATCGGGCCTCGGCGGTTCAATCGGGCCAAGCTGGAAGCCTACGAATGCGGGATCGAACCGGTGGCCGGAGAGGCGGCCGGTCAGCGTTTCCCGATCAAGTACTACCTGACGGCGATGTTGTTCATCGTCTTCGACATCGAGATCGTGTTCTTGTATCCGTGGGCGGTCTCCTTCGATTCGTTGGGGACGTTCGCGCTGGTGGAGATGCTGATCTTCATGGCGACGGTGTTCGTTGCGTACGGGTACGTGTGGCGCCGGGGCGGTCTGGAATGGGACTAG
- a CDS encoding NADH-quinone oxidoreductase subunit B: MGLEEALPGGILLSTVEKVAGFVRKGSLWPATFGLACCAIEMMATAGPRFDIARFGMERFSATPRQADLMIVAGRVSQKMAPVLRQVYDQMAEPKWVLAMGVCASSGGMFNNYAVVQGVDHVVPVDIYLPGCPPRPEMLLNAILALHAKIAEMPLGVHRAEAVAAAEKAALAAPTTLELKGLLR; encoded by the coding sequence ATGGGACTAGAGGAGGCGCTGCCGGGCGGCATTCTGCTGTCGACGGTGGAGAAGGTCGCCGGGTTCGTTCGCAAGGGGTCGTTGTGGCCGGCGACGTTCGGATTGGCGTGTTGCGCCATCGAGATGATGGCGACGGCAGGCCCGCGGTTCGACATCGCCCGCTTTGGCATGGAGCGGTTTTCGGCCACTCCCCGGCAGGCCGATCTGATGATCGTGGCCGGCCGGGTGTCGCAGAAGATGGCGCCGGTGCTGCGGCAGGTGTACGACCAGATGGCCGAACCCAAGTGGGTGCTGGCCATGGGGGTGTGCGCGTCCAGCGGCGGCATGTTCAACAACTACGCGGTGGTCCAAGGGGTGGATCACGTGGTGCCGGTGGACATCTATCTCCCCGGGTGCCCGCCGCGGCCGGAGATGTTGTTGAACGCGATTCTGGCGTTGCACGCCAAGATCGCCGAGATGCCGTTGGGGGTGCACCGCGCCGAGGCCGTCGCCGCCGCCGAAAAGGCCGCGCTGGCCGCACCGACCACCTTGGAGCTCAAAGGGCTGCTGCGGTGA
- a CDS encoding NADH-quinone oxidoreductase subunit C codes for MFGINGSGDTSGYGRLVREVALPGSTPRPYGGYFDDVVDRLAEVLGGDAFGAAVERIVVFRNQLTLEVRREHLLTVARALRDDERLRFELCCGVSGVHYPQDAGRELHAYYQLLSITHNRRVQLEVACPDADPHVPSLFSVYPTVDWHERETYDFFGIVFDDHPGLTRIEMPDDWVGHPQRKDYPLGGVPVEYHGAQIPPPDERRSYH; via the coding sequence ATGTTCGGCATCAATGGCAGTGGCGACACGTCCGGGTATGGCCGACTGGTCCGCGAGGTCGCCCTGCCCGGCAGCACACCGCGGCCCTACGGTGGCTATTTCGACGACGTGGTCGACCGGTTGGCCGAGGTACTGGGCGGCGACGCGTTCGGTGCGGCCGTCGAACGCATCGTCGTCTTCCGCAACCAGCTCACCCTCGAAGTCCGCCGCGAACACCTGCTGACCGTCGCCCGGGCGTTACGCGACGACGAACGGTTGCGCTTCGAATTGTGTTGCGGGGTTTCAGGTGTGCATTATCCGCAGGACGCAGGCCGGGAGCTGCACGCGTACTATCAGCTGCTGTCGATCACCCACAACCGCCGGGTGCAGCTCGAGGTGGCCTGCCCCGATGCCGATCCGCATGTGCCGTCGCTGTTTTCGGTGTATCCGACGGTCGACTGGCATGAGCGCGAGACGTATGACTTCTTCGGCATCGTCTTCGACGATCATCCCGGGCTGACCCGGATCGAGATGCCCGATGACTGGGTGGGCCACCCGCAGCGCAAGGACTACCCGCTGGGCGGTGTGCCGGTCGAATACCACGGCGCCCAGATTCCGCCGCCCGACGAACGCAGGTCGTATCACTGA
- the nuoD gene encoding NADH dehydrogenase (quinone) subunit D codes for MTTDENVIVLGGQDWEEVVAAARQGEAGERIVVNMGPQHPSTHGVLRLILEIEGETVTQARCGIGYLHTGIEKNLEYRTWTQGVTFVTRMDYLSPFFNETAYCLGVEQLLDVTDQIPERASVVRVMMMELNRISSHLVALATGGMELGAMTPMFFGFRERELILSVFEAITGLRMNNAYIRPGGLATDLPDDGPQRVRDLLKILPGRLRELEDLLTQNYIWKARTQGIGYLDLTGCMALGMTGPVLRSTGLPHDLRKTQPYCGYENYDFDVITDTGADCYGRYLIRVGEMHESLKIVAQCLDRLEPGPVMISDKKLAWPADLQLGPDGLGNSPAHIAKIMGTSMEGLIHHFKLVTEGIRVPAGQVYIAVESPRGELGVHMVSDGGTRPYRVHYRDPSFTNLQAVAAMCEGGMVADVIAAVASIDPVMGGVDR; via the coding sequence ATGACCACCGACGAGAACGTGATCGTCCTGGGCGGCCAGGACTGGGAGGAAGTCGTTGCCGCCGCCCGTCAGGGTGAGGCCGGCGAACGCATCGTGGTCAACATGGGTCCGCAGCACCCCTCCACCCACGGGGTGTTGCGGCTGATCCTGGAGATCGAGGGCGAGACGGTCACCCAGGCGCGCTGCGGGATCGGCTATCTGCACACCGGGATCGAGAAGAACCTGGAGTACCGCACCTGGACGCAGGGCGTCACCTTTGTGACCCGGATGGACTATCTGTCACCGTTTTTCAACGAGACCGCCTACTGCCTGGGCGTGGAACAGCTGCTGGACGTCACCGATCAGATCCCGGAACGCGCGAGCGTGGTGCGGGTGATGATGATGGAACTCAACCGCATCTCAAGCCATTTGGTGGCGTTGGCCACCGGTGGCATGGAGTTGGGCGCGATGACCCCGATGTTCTTCGGCTTCCGCGAGCGCGAGCTGATCCTGTCGGTGTTCGAGGCAATCACCGGGCTGCGGATGAACAACGCCTACATCCGCCCCGGCGGGCTGGCCACCGATCTGCCCGACGACGGACCCCAACGCGTGCGCGATCTGCTCAAGATCCTGCCGGGCCGGTTGCGTGAGCTCGAAGACCTGCTCACCCAGAACTACATCTGGAAGGCCCGCACACAGGGCATCGGCTATTTGGATCTGACCGGCTGCATGGCGCTGGGCATGACCGGACCGGTATTGCGGTCCACCGGACTGCCGCACGATCTGCGCAAGACCCAACCCTATTGCGGCTATGAGAATTACGACTTCGACGTCATCACCGATACCGGCGCGGATTGTTACGGCCGCTATCTGATCCGGGTCGGCGAGATGCACGAATCACTGAAGATCGTCGCCCAGTGTCTGGACCGTCTGGAGCCGGGTCCGGTGATGATCAGCGACAAGAAGCTGGCCTGGCCCGCGGATCTGCAGCTCGGCCCCGACGGTCTCGGGAACTCCCCCGCCCACATCGCCAAGATCATGGGCACCTCCATGGAAGGCTTGATCCACCACTTCAAACTGGTCACCGAAGGCATCCGGGTGCCGGCCGGCCAGGTGTACATCGCGGTGGAATCCCCTCGCGGCGAGCTGGGGGTGCACATGGTGTCCGACGGTGGCACCCGCCCGTACCGGGTTCACTACCGCGACCCGTCGTTCACCAATCTGCAAGCGGTGGCAGCGATGTGCGAAGGCGGCATGGTCGCCGACGTCATCGCCGCCGTCGCGTCCATCGACCCGGTCATGGGAGGCGTAGACAGGTGA
- the nuoE gene encoding NADH-quinone oxidoreductase subunit NuoE has protein sequence MTIDLVLGPRPDEPGPPIGGPSAYPAEVTERLSADAADIIARYPQARSALLPLLHLVQSEDGYLTGAGITFCARQLGLTEAEVAAVATFYSMYRRTPTGDYLVGVCTNTLCAIMGGDAILDTLETELGIHAGDTTTDGRITLEHIECNAACDYAPVVMVNWEFFDNQTPASARQLVDDIRAGEPPQATRGSRVCSFRDTARTLAGLSGDVASGGGAPGDATLAGLRVARELDMSAPASGEGEAP, from the coding sequence ATGACAATTGATCTCGTATTGGGTCCGCGCCCCGATGAGCCCGGCCCGCCCATCGGCGGACCCAGCGCCTACCCCGCCGAGGTGACCGAGCGCCTGAGCGCCGATGCCGCGGACATCATCGCCCGCTACCCCCAGGCCCGTTCGGCGCTGTTACCGCTGCTGCACCTGGTCCAGTCCGAGGACGGCTACCTCACCGGCGCCGGAATCACGTTCTGTGCCCGACAACTCGGCCTGACCGAAGCCGAGGTTGCCGCCGTGGCCACCTTCTACTCGATGTACCGCCGCACCCCCACCGGGGACTACCTGGTCGGGGTGTGCACCAACACGCTGTGCGCCATCATGGGCGGCGACGCCATCCTGGATACCCTGGAGACCGAACTCGGCATCCATGCCGGGGACACCACCACCGACGGGCGCATCACCCTCGAGCACATCGAATGCAATGCCGCCTGCGACTACGCCCCCGTGGTCATGGTCAATTGGGAATTCTTCGACAACCAAACCCCGGCCAGCGCACGACAACTCGTCGATGACATCCGCGCGGGCGAGCCGCCCCAGGCCACCCGCGGGTCGCGGGTGTGCTCGTTTCGGGACACCGCCCGCACTCTGGCCGGGTTGTCCGGCGATGTCGCTTCGGGTGGTGGCGCCCCGGGTGACGCGACACTGGCCGGCCTTCGGGTGGCCCGCGAGTTGGACATGTCGGCGCCGGCGTCCGGCGAAGGCGAGGCACCATGA
- the nuoF gene encoding NADH-quinone oxidoreductase subunit NuoF, giving the protein MTPATPLTPVLSRFWDQPEPWTLETYLRNDGYQALRTALGMKPDDVIATVKESGLRGRGGAGFPTGTKWSFIPQDATGAGAKPKYLVVNADESEPGTCKDIPLMLTTPHFLVEGAIIAAYAIRARHAFIYVRGEVVPVLRRLQAAVAEAYAAGYLGTDIAGSGFDLDLIVHAGAGAYICGEETALLDSLEGRRGQPRLRPPFPAVAGLYACPTVVNNVESIASVPPILLNGVDWFKKMGSEKSPGFTLYSLSGHVTTPGQYEAPLGITLRELLEYAGGVRAGHELKFWTPGGSSTPLLTAEHLDVPLDYEGMASVGSMLGTKALQIFDETTCVVRAVRRWTQFYAHESCGKCTPCREGTYWLSQIYERLETGRGTEADIGKLLDISDTIFGKSFCALGDGAASPIISSIKHFRDEYEAHLGGSCPFDPYASMLAAPEGVGA; this is encoded by the coding sequence ATGACGCCCGCGACGCCGCTGACCCCGGTTCTCAGCCGGTTCTGGGACCAACCCGAACCGTGGACGCTGGAAACCTACCTGCGCAACGACGGTTACCAGGCGTTGCGGACGGCGCTGGGCATGAAGCCCGACGACGTGATCGCGACGGTCAAGGAATCCGGGTTGCGCGGCCGTGGCGGCGCGGGTTTCCCGACCGGCACCAAATGGTCGTTCATCCCGCAGGACGCCACCGGAGCCGGGGCCAAGCCAAAGTACTTGGTGGTCAACGCCGACGAGTCGGAACCCGGTACGTGTAAAGACATTCCGCTGATGCTGACCACTCCGCATTTCCTGGTCGAGGGTGCGATCATCGCCGCCTACGCCATCCGCGCCCGGCATGCGTTCATCTATGTGCGCGGTGAGGTGGTGCCGGTGCTGCGCCGGCTGCAGGCAGCGGTGGCCGAGGCTTATGCGGCCGGTTACCTCGGCACCGACATTGCCGGCTCGGGGTTCGATCTGGACCTGATCGTGCATGCCGGCGCGGGTGCCTACATCTGCGGGGAGGAGACCGCCCTGCTGGACTCGCTTGAGGGCCGTCGTGGCCAGCCGCGCCTGCGCCCGCCGTTCCCCGCAGTCGCGGGACTGTACGCCTGTCCGACGGTGGTCAACAATGTCGAATCCATCGCCAGCGTGCCGCCGATTCTGCTGAATGGGGTCGACTGGTTCAAGAAGATGGGTTCGGAGAAATCGCCTGGCTTCACGCTGTATTCGTTGTCGGGTCACGTCACCACTCCCGGTCAGTACGAGGCCCCGCTGGGGATCACCCTGCGCGAGTTGCTCGAGTACGCCGGTGGTGTCCGCGCCGGCCACGAGTTGAAGTTCTGGACGCCCGGCGGGTCGTCGACGCCGCTGTTGACAGCCGAACATCTCGACGTGCCACTGGATTACGAAGGTATGGCGTCGGTCGGCTCGATGCTGGGCACCAAGGCGCTTCAGATCTTCGACGAGACCACCTGTGTGGTGCGGGCGGTGCGGCGCTGGACCCAGTTCTACGCCCACGAATCCTGCGGCAAGTGCACGCCGTGCCGAGAGGGCACCTACTGGCTCAGCCAGATCTACGAGCGGCTTGAGACCGGGCGCGGCACCGAGGCGGACATCGGCAAGCTTCTCGACATCTCGGACACCATCTTCGGAAAGTCGTTCTGCGCGTTGGGTGATGGTGCCGCATCGCCGATCATCTCCTCGATCAAGCACTTCCGCGACGAGTACGAGGCGCATCTGGGCGGCAGCTGCCCGTTCGACCCGTACGCCTCGATGCTCGCCGCACCGGAAGGGGTGGGTGCCTGA
- the nuoH gene encoding NADH-quinone oxidoreductase subunit NuoH — protein sequence MIPPDLSVFGHDPWWLILIKAVAVFAFLLLTVLVAILLERKILGRMQMRYGPNRVGPFGLLQSLADGIKLALKEGLTPAGVDKPIYLMAPVISVIPAIMAFAVIPLGPVVSVFGHRTPLQLTDLPVAVLYILAVTSIGVYGIVLAGWSSGSTYPLLGGLRSSAQVISYEIAMALSFAAVFLYAGTMSTSGIVAAQEHTWYVFLLLPSFAVYVTSMVGETNRAPFDLPEAEGELVGGFHTEYSSLKFAMFMLAEYVNMTTVSALATTLFLGGWHAPWPISLIDGVNTGWWPLIWFVAKVWTFLFVFMWLRATLPRLRYDQFMALGWKLLIPVSLVWIMIVAVLHTIGHTGIIPNLVAAAVLLLAVLAANSLRNKLIRRNTAPPPAAVEGSFPIPPLPGSPAPSKEKADA from the coding sequence ATGATCCCGCCCGATCTGAGTGTGTTCGGCCACGATCCGTGGTGGCTGATCCTGATCAAAGCGGTCGCTGTGTTCGCCTTCCTGCTCCTGACCGTTCTGGTGGCGATCCTGCTGGAACGCAAGATCCTGGGCCGCATGCAGATGCGCTACGGCCCCAACCGGGTGGGACCGTTCGGGTTGCTGCAGTCCCTGGCCGACGGCATCAAGCTGGCGCTCAAGGAGGGGCTCACCCCCGCCGGGGTGGACAAACCCATTTACCTGATGGCGCCGGTCATTTCGGTGATCCCGGCGATCATGGCATTCGCGGTGATTCCACTGGGTCCGGTGGTGTCGGTGTTCGGCCACCGCACGCCGCTGCAGCTGACGGATCTGCCGGTGGCGGTGCTCTACATCCTGGCGGTCACCTCGATCGGGGTGTACGGCATCGTGCTGGCGGGCTGGTCCTCGGGCTCCACCTACCCGCTACTGGGTGGTCTGCGGTCCAGCGCCCAGGTGATCTCGTATGAGATCGCGATGGCGCTGTCGTTCGCGGCGGTGTTCCTCTACGCCGGCACTATGTCCACCTCCGGGATCGTCGCCGCCCAGGAACACACCTGGTATGTGTTCCTGCTGCTGCCCAGTTTCGCGGTGTACGTCACCTCGATGGTCGGCGAGACCAACCGGGCTCCGTTCGACCTGCCCGAGGCTGAAGGCGAACTGGTGGGCGGGTTCCACACCGAATACTCCTCACTGAAGTTCGCGATGTTCATGCTCGCCGAATACGTCAACATGACCACCGTCTCGGCGCTGGCCACCACCCTGTTCCTGGGCGGTTGGCATGCGCCGTGGCCGATCAGCCTGATCGACGGCGTCAACACCGGCTGGTGGCCGCTGATCTGGTTCGTGGCCAAGGTGTGGACGTTCCTGTTCGTCTTCATGTGGCTGCGCGCCACCCTGCCGAGGCTGCGCTACGACCAGTTCATGGCACTCGGCTGGAAGCTGCTCATCCCGGTCTCGCTGGTGTGGATCATGATCGTCGCCGTCCTGCACACCATCGGCCACACCGGCATCATTCCCAACCTCGTCGCCGCAGCGGTACTGCTGCTGGCCGTGCTGGCCGCAAACTCGCTGCGCAACAAACTGATCCGGCGCAACACAGCGCCGCCTCCCGCCGCGGTCGAAGGATCGTTCCCGATACCGCCGCTGCCCGGCTCGCCGGCACCGAGCAAGGAGAAAGCAGATGCCTAA
- the nuoI gene encoding NADH-quinone oxidoreductase subunit NuoI has translation MPKFLDAVKGFGVTFGTMFKHPITEEYPEKPGPVAPRYHGRHQLNRYPDGLEKCIGCELCAWACPADAIYVEGADNTEEQRFSPGERYGRVYQINYLRCIGCGLCIEACPTRALTMTNVYEMADDNRSDLIYGKDKLLAPLQPGMAAPPHAMAPGATDDDYYQGRITPSEQEVTG, from the coding sequence ATGCCTAAATTCCTCGACGCGGTCAAAGGTTTTGGCGTGACCTTCGGGACCATGTTCAAACACCCCATCACCGAGGAGTATCCGGAGAAGCCCGGGCCGGTCGCGCCGCGCTATCACGGCCGCCACCAGCTCAACCGCTACCCCGACGGACTGGAGAAGTGCATCGGCTGCGAGCTGTGCGCCTGGGCGTGCCCCGCCGACGCCATCTATGTCGAAGGCGCCGATAACACCGAGGAGCAACGCTTTTCACCCGGCGAACGCTACGGGCGGGTCTACCAGATCAACTATCTGCGCTGCATCGGCTGCGGGCTGTGCATCGAAGCCTGCCCCACCCGCGCGCTGACGATGACCAATGTCTACGAGATGGCCGACGACAACCGCTCCGACCTCATCTACGGCAAGGACAAACTGCTGGCCCCGCTGCAGCCCGGCATGGCGGCGCCCCCGCACGCGATGGCACCCGGTGCGACCGACGACGACTACTACCAGGGCCGGATCACGCCAAGCGAGCAGGAGGTGACCGGGTGA
- a CDS encoding NADH-quinone oxidoreductase subunit J: MTVTLLAAETLTRTSTPETIAFWILAVIAVAGAIGVVAAPKAVYSAIFLATTMIALAMIYVAQDALFLGVVQVVVYTGAVMMLFLFVLMLVGVDSSESLVETIRGQRVAAIVAGLGFGILLIAGIGNIATTGFVGLTEANAGGNVQGLATLIFTRDLWAFELTSALLITAALGAMILAHRERFERRKTQREMVVERFQTGARATPLPNPGVFARHNAVNTLARLPDGTGDQSSVSTILRANAGEDSQR, from the coding sequence GTGACCGTGACTCTGCTGGCCGCCGAAACCCTCACCCGCACCTCCACTCCCGAGACCATCGCGTTCTGGATCCTTGCCGTCATCGCCGTGGCCGGCGCGATCGGAGTGGTCGCCGCACCCAAGGCGGTGTATTCGGCGATCTTCCTCGCAACCACGATGATCGCGCTGGCGATGATCTACGTCGCGCAGGACGCGCTGTTCCTCGGGGTCGTGCAGGTGGTGGTCTACACCGGCGCGGTGATGATGCTGTTCTTGTTCGTGCTGATGCTCGTCGGCGTCGACTCCTCGGAGTCGTTGGTGGAAACCATTCGGGGACAGCGTGTCGCCGCGATCGTCGCGGGTCTCGGGTTCGGCATCCTGCTGATCGCCGGGATCGGCAACATCGCCACCACCGGATTCGTCGGGCTCACCGAGGCCAACGCCGGCGGCAACGTGCAAGGCCTGGCGACACTGATCTTCACCCGCGATCTGTGGGCGTTCGAGTTGACCAGCGCGCTGCTGATCACCGCAGCCCTCGGCGCAATGATCCTGGCCCACCGGGAGCGCTTCGAGCGGCGAAAGACTCAGCGCGAGATGGTCGTCGAACGCTTCCAAACCGGCGCGCGGGCCACGCCGCTACCCAACCCTGGTGTCTTCGCCCGTCACAACGCCGTCAACACGCTCGCTCGCCTCCCAGACGGCACCGGCGATCAATCGTCGGTCAGCACCATCCTTCGTGCCAACGCAGGCGAAGACAGTCAGCGATGA
- the nuoK gene encoding NADH-quinone oxidoreductase subunit NuoK produces MNPANYLYLSALLFTIGAAGVLLRRNAIVMFMCVELMLNAANLAFVTFSRMHGHLDGQVVAFFTMVVAACEVVVGLAIIMTIFRTRRSANVDDAHLLRH; encoded by the coding sequence ATGAACCCGGCCAACTACCTGTATTTGTCGGCGCTGCTGTTCACCATCGGCGCCGCGGGAGTGCTGTTGCGCCGCAACGCGATCGTCATGTTCATGTGCGTCGAGTTGATGCTCAACGCCGCCAACCTGGCGTTCGTGACCTTCTCGCGTATGCACGGCCATCTCGACGGCCAGGTGGTGGCGTTCTTCACCATGGTGGTCGCCGCCTGCGAAGTGGTGGTCGGCCTGGCCATCATCATGACGATCTTCCGGACCCGACGCAGCGCCAACGTCGACGACGCCCACCTGTTACGGCACTGA